The Haloarcula limicola genomic sequence GATACCGGCCGGGTCCACGTCCAGGGAGGCCCCCACGAGGAGGAGCGCGAGGGGCAACGCGAGGTCGCCGACGGCCGACAGCGCCGTCACCGCCGATCCGGGAACGCCGAGACCGAACCACGCGACGGCGATGCCGAGGCCCAGCGAGACGAGGACCGGGTTGGTGACGAGCGCCCGTCCCTGCTCCAGCGGCGAGACGTCCGCGCCGTCGCTGACGAGGACGAGGACGGTCACGGGGACCTGCGCGAGCGTGACGAGTCCCAACAGGAGCGCCGCCGTCGCCCGCGTGTCCGGGCCGTAGGCCGCCGCCACCAGCGGAAAGCCCAGATACCCCAGGTTCGCGTGGTAGGACTGGACGACGGCGATGCCGCGCCGTTCGGGGGAAGTGACGCGACGGTGGGCCGCCCACGCCGCGCCGACGGTGACGACCATGACGACGGCCACGCCGACGACCAGTTCCGGCGAGAGCAGCGACGACAGCGGCCGGTCGTACGTCGAGACGAAGATGAGCGCGGGGAGGACGAGGTAGAAGGCGACGGCGTTGAGGCGTTCGGTCCGCCAGTCGTTCAGCACACCGACCCGCTGGAGGGCCACGCCGACGACCAGCATCCCGAGTAGATACGCGAAACGCCCCACTGCGTCCATACCTACCGGTGACCGGTTGGGCGGTTTCAGCCTTCGGGTTCGCCGCTGGCCGGGACCGCTGTCGCGGGAGAACCGTCGTCGCGGGGACAACAAGTCTTTACCCGTCCGGTCGCGTACCTCGGGGCAACAATGGTACTCGACGACTTGGGGAGTTCGCTCCGGGGGACTCTAGACGACCTCCGGGGGAAGTCCCGCATCTCCGAGGAGGACATCGAGGACGTCGTCAAGGAGATCCAGCGCTCGCTGTTGCAAGCCGACGTCGACGTCGCGCTCGTGAAGGAGCTCTCGAACAATATCGAGCGTCGCGCCCTGGACGAGGAGCCGCCCGCCGGCACCACGCCGCGCGATTGGGTGCTCCGGATCGTCTACGAGGAACTGGTCGACCTCGTCGGCGAGTCCACCGACATCCCGCTCGAAGAGCAGACCATCATGCTCGCCGGCCTCTACGGCTCGGGGAAGACCACGACGGCCGCGAAGATGGCGTGGTGGTTCTCGACGAAGGGGCTCAGACCCGCGATCATCCAGACTGACACCGACCGCCCCGGCGCGTACGACCAGTCCAAGGAGATGGCCGACCGGGCGGAGGTCGATTTCTACGGCGACCCCGACGAAGACGACCCCGTGAAGATCGCCCGCGACGGCCTCGAAGCCACCCAGGAGGCCGACGTGCGCATCGTCGACACGGCGGGTCGAGACGGCCTGAACGAGGAGCTCATCGAGCAGATAGAGCGCATCGAAGACGAAGTAAGGCCCGACCGGAACCTCCTCGTGCTCGACGCCGCGATGGGCCAGAGCGCGAAGAGCCAGGCCGCCGACTTCCAGGAGGCCATCGGCATCGACGGCGTCGTCATCACGAAGCTCGACGGGACGGCGAAAGGCGGGGGCGCGCTCGCCGCCGTCGACGAGACGGACTCGACCATCGCCTTCCTCGGCTCCGGCGAGACGGTCAAGGACATCGAGCGCTTCGAGCCCTCGGGATTCATCTCCCGCCTGCTCGGGATGGGCGACCTGAAGCAGCTCACCGAGCGCGTCGAGCGCGCGATGGAGGAGACCACGCAGGGCGAGGACGACGACTGGGAACCCGAGGACATGATGGAAGGGTCGTTCACCCTCAAGGACATGCGAAAGCAGATGGAGGCGATGAACAACATGGGGCCGCTCGACCAGGTGATGGACATGATCCCCGGGCTGGGCGGCGGCCTGATGGACCAGTTGCCCGACGACGCGATGGACGTGACCCAAGAGCGGATGCGCGACTTCGAGGTCATCATGGACTCGATGACCGAGGAGGAACTGGAGAACCCCCGCGTCGTCGGCCAGAGCCGGACCGAACGTATCTCGCGCGGATCGGGCAAGCCCGAGGAACGCATCCGCGAACTGCTCCAGCAGCACAAGCAGATGGATCAGATGCTGAAGCAGTTCCAGGGGATGGGCGACGGCGACATGGAACGGATGATGCAGCAGATGCAACAGCAGCAGGGCGGCGGTGGCGGCATGGGCGGCATGGGCGGCGGTGGCGGCCCGTTCGGCTGAGGCCGGGCCGACGCTCCCGCCGGTTCGTCGCCGCGTCGCCCGCTCGATAATCACCGCTCTTTTTCCGAGCGCGCGCTGTTCACTCGGTAATGACCGTCCGCGAGGTCGCCGCCGAGGCGTACCGGGAGTCCCTCCCCGTGTTGGCTCTCAGCGCGGTCGGCGGTCTCTTCGCGGGCGTCGTGCTCGGCGGGATGGAGGCGGAACTGGAGCGAGTGGCGGGCCTGCTCGTCCTCGTCCCGGCGTTGCTCGCCACCCGCGGGAACGTCTACGGGTCGCTGGGCGCGCGCCTCGGCTCCGCGCTGCATCAGGGACTCGTCGAGCCGCGCTTCTCGCTGGCCGACGAGCGCGTGAACGCGGCCGTCGCCGCGGCGCTGGCGAACGGCGTCCTCGTCAGCGGTCTCGCGGCGGTCCTGACCGTCGCGTTGCTGGCCGGCATCGAACGGCCGGCAGCGCCGTTGATGACCCTCGTGGGCATCGCGCTCGTGGCCGGCCTGGTCTCCGGACTCCTCCTCACGATCGCCGTCGTCTCCGTGGTCTTCGTCGGCTATCGGCGGGGGTTAAATCCCGACACGCTGGCCGGGCCGGTGGTGACGACGACCGGCGACGTGGTCGGCATCGCCACCCTGCTGGCGGCGACCCGCTTCGTCCTCGCGCTGGGAGGTGGCTGACGTGGCCGCCGACGAGTGGACCGTCCGTGGCATCGTCCGGCGGATGTTTCCCGTACTGGTCGTCCTGACCGCCATCGAACTCGGGAGCGGACTCGTCCTCGATACCTTCGAGGGCACGCTGCTCCGATACCCGACGCTGCTCGTCCTCGTCCCCGTGACGATCGGGATGGCCGGCAACCTCGGGAGCATCCTCGCCTCGCGCCTCTCGACGGCGTTCCACCTCGGCCTGCTCTCCTTCGACGCGACCGACGACCGCCTCGCCGGCAACGCTCTCGCCACAGTCGGCCTCGCCGTCACCGTCTTCCCGCTCGTCGGTGGCGGCGCGTGGGCGGTCCAGGCCGCCGTCGGCGTGACGCGACTCGCCCCCGGAATAGTGGTCGCCGTCGCCCTCGCCAGCGGCGTCACGCTGGCGGTCTTGGCCGTCGTCGTCACCACGATAACGACCTACGCCGCCTACCGCTTCGAACTCGACCCCGACGACGTGGTCATCCCCGTCGTGACGAACGTCTGTGACGTGCTGGGCGTGCTGGTGCTGTTCGGCGTGGTTCGAGTGCTCGTGAGCGGATAACCGGGGGCCGGCGTCGATAGCGATTCGCCGCCCATCGACGGACATTTGCCCCCGAAGTGCCGAAATACGCCCGTGCAGACAGCCGTCGCCGCGCTCCTCGGACACCCGGTCCTCGCGCTGCTGGCCGAGGTGGCCGTCCGGGTGCTCCGCATCGGCGCGTTCATCTCGTTGGGGGTGTTCCTCGCCAACCTGGCGGTGGCGTTCGGCCTCGTCGACCGCATCGCGGCCGTCTCGCGGTATCTGACCGCGCCGGCGAACCTCCCCGACGAGGTGGGGACGGCCATCCTGACGACGACGGCCTCGCCGACGGCGGGCTACGGCATGCTCGCGGACTTCCGAGAGTCTGGCGTCCTCTCCGACAGAGCGACGCTCGTCGCGGTCACGATAAACACGTTCTTCGGGTTCGCCCAGCACATCGTCACGTTCTACGCGCCGGTGCTGATCCCGATCCTCGGGGCGCGCGTCGGCGTCCTCTACGTCGCCACGCGGGGACTGGTGGCACTCGCGATCACGCTGACCGGTATCGCCGCCGGAGCGGTCCTGCTGGATCGCTCGGACGCCGGCACGGCCGCTGAACAGCAGGAAGCCGCGCCCGACGGCGGCCGCACCGATGCGGGCCGCGGCGGTGCCGACCACGCCGACGCATCGGACGTACTGGACGACGGCCCCGAGAGCCGCGCGGCCGCGGTTCGGGACGCCGTCGGCGAGACGGTCGAGAAAGTCGGAGAGATCCTGCCCCGACTGGCGGCCATCTACCTCGTCGTCTCGCTGCTGGTCGCCTATTCCGAAGAACTGCTCGCGCTGTTCGGCGGCGGCGGGACCGCCGTGACCGCGGCCGCCGACGGGCTGGCGGGGCTGCTCGGGCTCCCGGGCGCGGCGGTACCGGTGGTCGCCGCGTTCGCGCTGGACACCACCTCCGGCGCGGTGGTCATCGCGCCGCTGGTCGAGAACGGGACGTTCACCGCGCGAACGGCCGTGGCGACGATGCTCGTCGGGGGCATCGTCTCCTTCGCCGTCTCGACGTTCAAGCGGTCGATCCCCTTCCAGTACGGCATCTGGGGCCGCGAGTTCGGCTCGAAGGTCATCGCGGTCAACACCGCGCTGAAAGTCGTCTGGATCGCCCTCGCGCTGGTCGTCCTGCTGGTCTAGTCGAACGTGTAGGCCATCATCACCTCGTCCACCTGCTCGTCGCCGACGGTGTAGTGGTTCCGGCGGATGCCCTCCGTGTTCCAGCCGTGGTCTTCGAGAAACGCCAGCGCGGGCTCCATCGTGGCCGGGACGCTGTTGTACAGTTTCCGGTAGCCATTGGCCCGCGCCCACTCGATTCCGCGCTCGATGAGTTGGCTGCCGATGTCCTGTCCGCGATACGCCGAGACGACGCCGACGGTCAACTGAGCGGTCTCCCTGAGCTTATCCAGCTGCGGGAGGTCGAGGTGACACCAGCCGACCACCTCGTCGTCGACCGTCGCCACGAAGAACACGCGCGACTGGACCGTGTTGTGCCGGGTGACCGCGTCCTCGTACAGTAACTGCTCGGCGACGCTCTCGGCGACGACGTACGTACTCTCGTCGGAGACGTTCCGTATCGCCTCGACCAACCCCTCGAAGTCGTCCGGCCGAGCCGGCCGGATGGTGTAGGTGACCGAGCCGTTCTCGTACGTCTCGATGGAGCCCACGTCCAGCGCCAGCGAGAGCGTCCCGCCGTCGTCCGCCAGATACCCCTTCGAGAGGAGGTGCTCGACCGCCTCTCGGAACTCGTCGGTGTCCAACTCCGTCGCCGCCCGCGCCCGGTGGCGCGCCGCCGTCCCGTGTCGCTCGACGTACTGGTACACGGACCTGGCCTCGTTCGTCTCGAACGTCGGCCGCTCGACTGCGTCCATACGTACGGGTCGGACCGGACAGCGTTTAACAATTGTTATCAGTTAACACGACACGTTTGGTCACCCCGTCTCGGGGATCGGATCGGAGATGACGACCGCGTCGCCCTCGACGACGCACTCGCCCTCTGAGTCGTCGACGGCCGTCGCCAGCCGGAAGCGGTCCTCCTTCAGCTGCTCGACGACCTCGCAGTGGGCGGTCACTCGCTCGCCGATGTCGACCGGGCCGCGGTAGCTGAGCTCCTGTGAGAGGTAGATGGTCAGCCCCGGCAG encodes the following:
- a CDS encoding AEC family transporter; protein product: MDAVGRFAYLLGMLVVGVALQRVGVLNDWRTERLNAVAFYLVLPALIFVSTYDRPLSSLLSPELVVGVAVVMVVTVGAAWAAHRRVTSPERRGIAVVQSYHANLGYLGFPLVAAAYGPDTRATAALLLGLVTLAQVPVTVLVLVSDGADVSPLEQGRALVTNPVLVSLGLGIAVAWFGLGVPGSAVTALSAVGDLALPLALLLVGASLDVDPAGIDPAATAGVVALKLGVMPLVAWVTFSALGVAPAVFTASVLMLGTPTAVSTFVYATELGGDAEFASLNVFVTTVVSLVTLFALMAVV
- a CDS encoding signal recognition particle protein Srp54 yields the protein MVLDDLGSSLRGTLDDLRGKSRISEEDIEDVVKEIQRSLLQADVDVALVKELSNNIERRALDEEPPAGTTPRDWVLRIVYEELVDLVGESTDIPLEEQTIMLAGLYGSGKTTTAAKMAWWFSTKGLRPAIIQTDTDRPGAYDQSKEMADRAEVDFYGDPDEDDPVKIARDGLEATQEADVRIVDTAGRDGLNEELIEQIERIEDEVRPDRNLLVLDAAMGQSAKSQAADFQEAIGIDGVVITKLDGTAKGGGALAAVDETDSTIAFLGSGETVKDIERFEPSGFISRLLGMGDLKQLTERVERAMEETTQGEDDDWEPEDMMEGSFTLKDMRKQMEAMNNMGPLDQVMDMIPGLGGGLMDQLPDDAMDVTQERMRDFEVIMDSMTEEELENPRVVGQSRTERISRGSGKPEERIRELLQQHKQMDQMLKQFQGMGDGDMERMMQQMQQQQGGGGGMGGMGGGGGPFG
- a CDS encoding magnesium transporter, producing MTVREVAAEAYRESLPVLALSAVGGLFAGVVLGGMEAELERVAGLLVLVPALLATRGNVYGSLGARLGSALHQGLVEPRFSLADERVNAAVAAALANGVLVSGLAAVLTVALLAGIERPAAPLMTLVGIALVAGLVSGLLLTIAVVSVVFVGYRRGLNPDTLAGPVVTTTGDVVGIATLLAATRFVLALGGG
- a CDS encoding magnesium transporter, coding for MFPVLVVLTAIELGSGLVLDTFEGTLLRYPTLLVLVPVTIGMAGNLGSILASRLSTAFHLGLLSFDATDDRLAGNALATVGLAVTVFPLVGGGAWAVQAAVGVTRLAPGIVVAVALASGVTLAVLAVVVTTITTYAAYRFELDPDDVVIPVVTNVCDVLGVLVLFGVVRVLVSG
- a CDS encoding nucleoside recognition protein, producing the protein MQTAVAALLGHPVLALLAEVAVRVLRIGAFISLGVFLANLAVAFGLVDRIAAVSRYLTAPANLPDEVGTAILTTTASPTAGYGMLADFRESGVLSDRATLVAVTINTFFGFAQHIVTFYAPVLIPILGARVGVLYVATRGLVALAITLTGIAAGAVLLDRSDAGTAAEQQEAAPDGGRTDAGRGGADHADASDVLDDGPESRAAAVRDAVGETVEKVGEILPRLAAIYLVVSLLVAYSEELLALFGGGGTAVTAAADGLAGLLGLPGAAVPVVAAFALDTTSGAVVIAPLVENGTFTARTAVATMLVGGIVSFAVSTFKRSIPFQYGIWGREFGSKVIAVNTALKVVWIALALVVLLV
- a CDS encoding GNAT family N-acetyltransferase, producing the protein MDAVERPTFETNEARSVYQYVERHGTAARHRARAATELDTDEFREAVEHLLSKGYLADDGGTLSLALDVGSIETYENGSVTYTIRPARPDDFEGLVEAIRNVSDESTYVVAESVAEQLLYEDAVTRHNTVQSRVFFVATVDDEVVGWCHLDLPQLDKLRETAQLTVGVVSAYRGQDIGSQLIERGIEWARANGYRKLYNSVPATMEPALAFLEDHGWNTEGIRRNHYTVGDEQVDEVMMAYTFD